The proteins below come from a single Cervus canadensis isolate Bull #8, Minnesota chromosome 2, ASM1932006v1, whole genome shotgun sequence genomic window:
- the IGSF8 gene encoding immunoglobulin superfamily member 8: MGALGPKLPPPLPLPLLLMLGIGCCAREVLVPQGPLYRVAGTAISISCNVSGYEGSAQQDFEWFLYRPEAPEAALGIISTRDARFSYAVFGPRVAAGDVQVQRLQGDAVVLKISRLQAQDAGIYECYTPSTDARYLGSYSGKVELRVLPDLLQVSASPPGPRGRQAPTSPPRLTVHEGQELALGCLARTSTQKHTHLAVSFGRAVPEAPVGRATLQEVVGLRPDLAVDAGAPYATRLAAGELRLDKEGSERYRMVLGGAQADDAGTYHCTAAEWIQDPDGSWAQIAEKRAVLAHVDVQTLASQLAVTVGPGERRIGPGEPLELLCNVSGALPPPGRHAAYSVGWEMAPAGAPGPGRLVAQLDTEGVGSLGPGYEGRHIAMEKVASRTYRLRLEAARPGDAGTYRCLAKAYVRGSGARLREAASARSRPLPVHVREEGVVLEAVAWLAGGAVYRGETASLLCNISVRGGPPGLRLAASWWVERPEEGELSSAPAQLVGGVGQDGVAELGVRPGGGPVSVELVGPRSHRLRLHGLGPEDEGVYHCAPSAWVQHTDYSWYQAGSARSGPVTVYPYTHALDTLFVPLLVGAGVALVIGATILGSITCCFMKRLRKR, from the exons ATGGGCGCCCTCGGTCCCAAgttgccgccgccgctgccgctgccgctgctGTTAATGCTGG GAATTGGGTGCTGTGCCCGGGAAGTGCTGGTCCCTCAGGGGCCTCTGTACCGCGTGGCTGGCACTGCCATCTCCATCTCCTGCAATGTCAGTGGCTATGAGGGTTCTGCCCAGCAGGACTTCGAGTGGTTCCTATACAGGCCTGAGGCCCCAGAGGCCGCCCTGGGCATCATCAGCACCAGGGACGCCCGGTTCTCCTATGCCGTCTTTGGGCCCCGAGTGGCAGCTGGTGACGTTCAGGTGCAGCGTCTGCAGGGCGATGCCGTGGTGCTCAAGATCTCCCGCCTGCAGGCCCAGGATGCTGGCATTTACGAATGCTACACACCCTCCACTGATGCCCGCTACCTGGGCAGCTACAGCGGCAAAGTGGAACTGAGAG TTCTTCCAGACTTGCTGCAGGTGTCTGCGAGCCCCCCGGGGCCCCGAGGCCGCCAGGCCCCGACGTCACCCCCTCGCCTCACAGTGCATGAGGGGCAGGAGCTGGCACTGGGCTGCCTGGCGAGGACCAGCACGCAGAAACACACGCACCTGGCCGTGTCCTTTGGGCGAGCCGTGCCCGAGGCGCCTGTGGGGCGGGCGACTCTGCAGGAAGTGGTGGGGCTGCGGCCCGACCTGGCGGTGGACGCCGGGGCGCCCTACGCCACGCGGCTGGCGGCCGGGGAGCTGCGGCTGGACAAGGAGGGGTCCGAGAGGTACCGCATGGTGCTGGGCGGTGCCCAGGCGGACGACGCGGGCACCTACCACTGCACTGCCGCCGAGTGGATTCAGGATCCGGATGGCAGCTGGGCCCAGATCGCAGAGAAGAGGGCTGTGCTGGCGCACGTGGACGTTCAGACGCTGG CCAGCCAGCTGGCAGTGACGGTCGGGCCTGGGGAGCGTCGGATCGGCCCCGGGGAGCCCTTGGAGCTTCTGTGCAACGTCTCGGGGGCCTTGCCCCCACCAGGCCGTCACGCCGCGTACTCCGTGGGCTGGGAGATGGCGCCCGCAGGGGCACCGGGGCCCGGCCGCCTGGTGGCCCAGTTGGACACGGAGGGAGTGGGCAGCCTGGGCCCCGGCTACGAGGGCAGGCACATTGCCATGGAGAAGGTGGCTTCCCGAACCTATCGGCTACGGCTGGAGGCTGCCCGGCCTGGGGACGCGGGCACCTACCGCTGCCTAGCCAAGGCCTACGTCCGAGGGTCTGGGGCCCGGCTTCGCGAAGCCGCCAGTGCCCGCTCCCGGCCCCTCCCCGTGCACGTCCGGGAAGAAG GTGTGGTGCTGGAGGCCGTGGCCTGGCTGGCGGGAGGCGCCGTGTACCGCGGGGAGACAGCCTCCCTGCTCTGCAACATCTCGGTGCGGGGCGGCCCCCCTGGGCTGCGGCTTGCTGCCAGCTGGTGGGTGGAGCGGCCGGAGGAGGGCGAGCTGAGCTCTGCCCCTGCCCAGCTGGTGGGCGGAGTGGGTCAGGACGGCGTGGCGGAGCTGGGGGTCCGGCCTGGCGGAGGCCCTGTCAGTGTGGAGCTGGTGGGGCCCCGAAGCCATCGGCTGAGGCTGCACGGCTTGGGGCCTGAGGACGAGGGCGTGTACCATTGCGCCCCCAGCGCCTGGGTGCAGCACACCGACTACAGCTGGTACCAGGCGGGCAGTGCCCGCTCGGGGCCTGTCACCGTCTACCCATACACACATG CCCTGGACACTCTGTTTGTGCCCCTGCTGGTGGGCGCAGGGGTTGCCCTAGTCATCGGCGCCACCATCCTCGGCTCCATCACCTGCTGTTTCATGAAGAGGCTGCGGAAACGGTGA
- the KCNJ9 gene encoding G protein-activated inward rectifier potassium channel 3, with product MAQENAAFSPGPEEPPRRRGRQRYVEKDGRCNVQHGNVRETYRYLTDLFTTLVDLQWRLSLLFFVLAYALTWLFFGAIWWLIAYGRGDLEHLEDTAWTPCVNNLNGFVAAFLFSIETETTIGYGHRVITDQCPEGIVLLLLQAILGSMVNAFMVGCMFVKISQPNKRAATLVFSSHAVVSLRDGRLCLMFRVGDLRSSHIVEASIRAKLIRSRQTLEGEFIPLHQTDLSVGFDTGDDRLFLVSPLVISHEIDAASPFWEASRRALERDDFEIVVILEGMVEATGMTCQARSSYLVDEVLWGHRFTSVLTLEDGFYEVDYASFHETFEVPTPSCSARELAEAAARLDAHLYWSIPSRLDEKVEEEGAGEGAGEGAGEEAGEGAGEGAGVDKEQNGCLPPPESESKV from the exons ATGGCGCAGGAGAACGCCGCCTTCTCGCCGGGCCCGGAGGAGCCGCCGCGGCGCCGCGGCCGCCAGCGCTACGTGGAAAAGGACGGGCGCTGCAACGTGCAGCACGGCAACGTGCGCGAGACCTACCGCTACCTGACCGACCTGTTCACCACGCTCGTGGACCTGCAGTGGCGCCTGAGCCTGCTCTTCTTCGTGCTGGCCTACGCGCTCACCTGGCTCTTCTTCGGCGCCATCTGGTGGCTGATCGCCTACGGCCGCGGCGACCTGGAGCACCTGGAGGACACGGCGTGGACCCCGTGCGTCAACAACCTCAACGGCTTCGTGGCCGCCTTCCTCTTCTCCATCGAGACGGAGACCACCATCGGCTACGGGCACCGCGTCATCACCGACCAGTGCCCCGAAGGCatcgtgctgctgctgctgcaggccATCCTGGGCTCCATGGTGAACGCCTTCATGGTGGGCTGCATGTTCGTCAAGATCTCGCAGCCCAACAAGCGCGCCGCCACGCTCGTCTTCTCCTCGCACGCCGTGGTGTCGCTGCGCGACGGGCGCCTCTGCCTCATGTTCCGGGTGGGCGACCTGCGGTCATCGCACATCGTCGAGGCCTCCATCCGCGCCAAGCTCATCCGCTCGCGCCAGACGCTGGAGGGCGAGTTCATCCCGCTGCACCAGACCGACCTCAGCGTGGGCTTCGACACGGGCGACGACCGCCTCTTCCTCGTCTCGCCTCTCGTCATCAGCCACGAGATTGACGCCGCCAGTCCCTTCTGGGAGGCGTCGCGCCGCGCCCTCGAGAGGGACGACTTCGAGATCGTGGTCATCCTCGAGGGCATGGTGGAAGCCACGG GAATGACATGCCAAGCTCGGAGCTCCTACCTGGTGGATGAGGTGCTATGGGGCCACCGCTTCACCTCAGTGCTGACCCTGGAGGATGGCTTCTACGAAGTAGACTATGCCAGCTTCCACGAGACCTTTGAGGTGCCCACACCTTCCTGCAGCGCCCGGGAGCTGGCCGAGGCCGCGGCCCGACTGGACGCCCATCTCTACTGGTCCATCCCCAGCCGGCTGGACgagaaggtggaggaggagggggctggagaaggggcaggagagggggctggagaggaggcaggagagggggcgGGCGAAGGGGCTGGGGTTGACAAAGAGCAGAATGGCTGCCTGCCACCCCCAGAGAGTGAGTCCAAGGTATGA